A stretch of Mesorhizobium sp. M2A.F.Ca.ET.046.03.2.1 DNA encodes these proteins:
- a CDS encoding DapH/DapD/GlmU-related protein, producing MNRPENLVLKDPEPRIHPTAELKGCKLGRYASIGERVILREVSVGDFSYFERHSEAIYTTIGKFCSIAANSRINALEHPIERLTQHKVSYRPNEYFRWLGVDAEFRARRQAKPVSVGHDVWIGHGAVVMPGVAIGNGAVIGANAVVTHDVAPYTIVAGVPAKPLRERFSAAVAARIEALAWWDWAPEKLASAIPDMQAVQIEAFLDRWEGGTP from the coding sequence ATGAACCGTCCTGAAAACCTTGTACTGAAAGATCCCGAGCCGCGCATCCATCCGACCGCGGAGCTCAAAGGCTGCAAGCTCGGCCGCTATGCCTCGATCGGCGAGCGGGTGATCCTGCGCGAGGTGAGCGTCGGCGACTTTTCCTATTTCGAGCGCCATTCGGAAGCGATCTACACGACGATCGGCAAGTTCTGCTCGATCGCCGCCAACAGCCGCATCAACGCGCTCGAGCACCCGATCGAGCGGCTGACGCAGCATAAGGTCAGCTACCGGCCGAACGAGTATTTCCGCTGGCTGGGCGTCGACGCTGAATTTCGCGCGCGCCGGCAAGCCAAACCGGTCAGTGTCGGCCACGATGTCTGGATCGGCCATGGCGCGGTCGTCATGCCGGGCGTTGCGATTGGCAACGGCGCCGTCATCGGCGCCAATGCCGTGGTGACGCATGACGTCGCGCCCTACACGATCGTCGCCGGCGTTCCGGCGAAGCCCTTGCGCGAACGCTTCTCAGCGGCAGTCGCGGCGCGTATCGAGGCCCTGGCCTGGTGGGATTGGGCGCCGGAGAAACTGGCGAGCGCAATCCCCGACATGCAAGCCGTGCAGATCGAGGCCTTCCTCGATCGCTGGGAAGGCGGTACTCCCTGA
- a CDS encoding low affinity iron permease family protein: protein MIEKAFTWMANRVAHLAGLPPTFAICVLIVVVWAASGPIFGFSDTWQLVINTGTTIVTFLMVFLIQNTQNRDGAAIQAKLDELIRVSRAHNHFIGIEHLTESEVEEIRAKCEAAAKRHDRKIAETAANKVVAGKNGTRHAAKTTGAAAKKPVAGKNSSKKKAAA from the coding sequence ATGATCGAGAAGGCTTTTACCTGGATGGCCAACCGGGTGGCGCATCTGGCCGGCCTGCCGCCGACCTTCGCCATCTGCGTGCTGATCGTGGTTGTCTGGGCGGCAAGTGGCCCGATCTTCGGGTTTTCAGACACTTGGCAACTCGTCATCAACACCGGCACCACCATCGTCACCTTCCTGATGGTGTTCCTGATCCAGAACACGCAGAACCGCGACGGCGCGGCGATCCAGGCCAAGCTCGACGAGCTGATCAGGGTCAGCCGCGCCCACAATCATTTCATCGGCATCGAGCACCTGACGGAATCCGAGGTCGAGGAGATCCGCGCCAAATGCGAGGCGGCGGCGAAGCGGCACGACCGCAAGATCGCCGAAACGGCGGCCAACAAGGTCGTGGCCGGAAAGAACGGCACGAGGCATGCGGCCAAGACCACCGGCGCGGCCGCAAAGAAGCCTGTGGCCGGGAAGAACAGCTCAAAGAAGAAAGCGGCTGCTTGA
- a CDS encoding SDR family NAD(P)-dependent oxidoreductase yields the protein MTSDAEIQTALPAFASGNVAVITGGASGIGLAAAKRFAAMGMKTVLADIGGVRLDQATEAVAAIAGKDAVLPIPTDVSKAEEVDRLADLAYGAFGAVSVLMNNAGVGNNPGKPWENRDAWKRLLDINFWGVVHGTEAFAPRMLAAGKPGLVINTGSKQGITTPPGNLAYNVSKAGVKTFTEGLAHALRNEPGAKVSAHLLIPGFTYTGLTEGATEKPAGAWTGEQVIDFMLASLVDGDFYILCPDNEVARPTDEKRMAWAVGDIIENRPALSRWHPDHKDAFAAFMNR from the coding sequence ATGACTAGCGACGCCGAAATCCAGACCGCCCTGCCAGCTTTCGCCTCGGGCAACGTCGCCGTCATCACCGGCGGCGCCAGCGGCATCGGCCTCGCCGCCGCGAAACGGTTCGCGGCGATGGGCATGAAGACGGTGCTCGCCGATATCGGTGGCGTGCGCCTCGACCAGGCGACGGAGGCTGTCGCCGCGATCGCCGGCAAGGATGCCGTCCTCCCGATCCCCACCGACGTCTCCAAGGCCGAAGAGGTCGACCGGCTGGCGGACCTCGCTTACGGTGCCTTCGGTGCGGTGTCGGTGCTGATGAACAATGCCGGCGTCGGCAACAATCCAGGCAAGCCCTGGGAGAACCGCGACGCCTGGAAGCGGCTTCTGGACATCAATTTCTGGGGTGTCGTGCACGGCACCGAGGCCTTCGCGCCGCGCATGCTCGCAGCTGGAAAACCGGGGCTCGTCATCAACACCGGCTCCAAGCAGGGCATCACCACGCCGCCCGGCAATCTCGCCTACAACGTCTCCAAGGCTGGCGTGAAGACGTTTACCGAAGGGCTGGCGCATGCGCTTCGCAACGAGCCTGGCGCGAAAGTGTCGGCGCATCTGCTGATCCCCGGTTTCACCTACACCGGCCTGACCGAAGGCGCGACGGAAAAGCCCGCCGGCGCCTGGACCGGCGAGCAGGTGATAGACTTCATGCTGGCATCGCTCGTCGACGGCGATTTCTACATCCTGTGCCCCGACAACGAGGTGGCGCGGCCGACGGATGAAAAGCGCATGGCCTGGGCGGTCGGCGACATCATCGAGAACCGCCCTGCCCTCTCGCGCTGGCATCCCGATCACAAGGACGCCTTCGCGGCCTTCATGAACCGCTGA
- a CDS encoding TMEM175 family protein, whose protein sequence is MGKGRVEAFTDGVVAIIITIMVLELKVPHGEDFSALLPLWPVFFCYVLSFINVGIYWNNLHNMFHTVQRVDGRVLWANMNLLFWLSLMPVTTAFMGENHFAPVPVAVYGFDLALCAVAYNILVIKLRHLHGAETTFARAVGQDRKGKISLALYIAAVLLSFLNQWISVAIYVLVAAIWFAPDKRFERLIEK, encoded by the coding sequence ATGGGCAAGGGACGGGTCGAGGCATTCACCGATGGCGTCGTCGCCATCATCATCACCATCATGGTGCTGGAGCTGAAAGTGCCGCATGGCGAGGATTTTTCCGCGCTTTTGCCGCTGTGGCCGGTCTTCTTCTGCTACGTGCTCTCCTTCATCAATGTCGGCATCTACTGGAACAACCTGCACAACATGTTCCACACCGTGCAACGCGTCGACGGGCGCGTGCTGTGGGCCAACATGAACCTGCTGTTCTGGCTGTCGCTGATGCCGGTGACCACCGCGTTCATGGGGGAGAACCACTTCGCCCCGGTGCCGGTCGCCGTCTATGGCTTCGACCTGGCGCTTTGCGCCGTTGCCTACAACATCCTGGTCATCAAGCTGCGCCATCTGCACGGCGCCGAAACGACCTTCGCCAGGGCCGTGGGCCAGGATCGCAAGGGCAAGATTTCTCTGGCGCTCTACATCGCCGCCGTCCTGCTCAGCTTTCTCAACCAATGGATCAGCGTGGCGATCTACGTGCTTGTGGCGGCGATCTGGTTTGCGCCCGACAAACGGTTCGAGAGGCTGATCGAAAAATAG
- a CDS encoding MFS transporter, protein MTRDHELGGRTAKAAVAAMIAALFAGSTALTPLYIIYKQTFGFSQVTLTLVYAVYVVGNLGALLFFGRVSDVIGRRPAALAAMGVAVVSALFFLFAENLAWLDIARILSGLGIGVGAGAGTAWLAELIEGKDKSSAAIITTSTNFIGLGVGALMAGLLAQYAPWPLRLTFAVYLVLLALVTVLIWRTRETVSSPGRLSDVSLRPRLSVPDNIRAQFVAPAVTGFGAMALVGFYAALAPSILAQQLHVTNHAEAGGLFFELSIVSAITIVATARLASRSTMLAALVLMIPAVALVVAAQIYASMALMIAATAVCGAAAALGYRGGLQVVNQIAPADRRAEVVSVFFICCFCGNALPVIGIGVLSSLANATAASLAFAGMIIVFSLVALGFGAKYARQ, encoded by the coding sequence ATGACGCGTGACCATGAGCTTGGCGGGAGGACCGCGAAGGCCGCCGTCGCCGCCATGATCGCCGCGCTTTTTGCCGGCAGCACCGCGTTGACCCCGCTCTACATCATCTACAAGCAGACCTTCGGCTTCTCGCAGGTCACGCTGACGCTGGTTTACGCCGTCTACGTCGTCGGCAATCTGGGGGCGCTGCTGTTTTTCGGCCGGGTGTCGGATGTGATCGGCCGCCGTCCCGCCGCGCTGGCCGCGATGGGGGTTGCCGTGGTCAGCGCGTTGTTTTTCCTCTTCGCCGAAAACCTCGCCTGGCTCGACATCGCCCGCATTCTGAGCGGGCTTGGCATAGGCGTCGGCGCGGGCGCGGGCACCGCCTGGCTGGCCGAGCTGATCGAAGGCAAGGACAAGTCGAGCGCCGCTATCATCACCACCAGCACCAACTTCATCGGTCTCGGCGTCGGCGCGCTCATGGCGGGGCTGCTCGCCCAATATGCGCCCTGGCCGCTCAGGCTCACATTTGCCGTCTATCTCGTCCTGCTTGCGTTGGTGACCGTGCTGATCTGGCGCACGCGGGAAACGGTCTCCAGTCCGGGGCGGCTCTCGGATGTCTCGCTGCGGCCACGGCTTTCGGTGCCCGACAATATCCGCGCGCAATTCGTGGCGCCGGCGGTGACCGGCTTCGGCGCCATGGCGCTTGTCGGCTTTTATGCCGCGCTGGCGCCGAGCATTCTCGCGCAGCAGCTGCACGTGACCAATCATGCCGAAGCCGGCGGGCTTTTTTTCGAGCTGTCGATCGTGTCGGCCATCACCATCGTGGCCACCGCCCGGCTTGCTAGCCGCTCCACCATGCTTGCGGCGCTCGTCCTGATGATCCCGGCTGTGGCGCTGGTCGTCGCGGCGCAAATCTACGCCTCGATGGCACTCATGATCGCGGCGACCGCGGTCTGCGGCGCGGCGGCGGCGCTCGGCTATCGCGGCGGCCTGCAGGTGGTGAATCAGATCGCGCCGGCCGACCGCCGCGCCGAGGTGGTCTCGGTCTTCTTCATCTGCTGCTTCTGCGGCAACGCGCTGCCGGTGATCGGCATCGGCGTGCTGTCCAGCCTGGCCAACGCCACCGCGGCAAGCCTGGCCTTTGCCGGCATGATCATCGTCTTCTCGCTGGTGGCGCTCGGTTTCGGCGCCAAATACGCGCGGCAGTAG
- a CDS encoding MATE family efflux transporter, whose translation MDDDKPARRRTHDLTSGPIPRTLLLFALPVLGSNVLQSLNGSINAVWVGRFLGEAALTATSNANLVLFLILGTVFGIGMAATILVAQSVGARDLPAAKRIVGTSATFFFLVSVVFAVCGWIWVDAILTGLGTPSDALPLARSYLRIIFVAVPMMNLLSFVMTVLRGAGDSRTPFFFMALAVVLDVVLNPLLIRGIGPFPELGIAGSATSTLIGQTVSGIAILIVLYLRKHPLRLAGADLALLRPDPALLRIVVFKGIPMGLQMIVISAAALTVMGIVNSYGSQVAAAYGIPAQLWTYIQMPALAIGAAVSSMAAQNVGAGRWDRIGKVAASGVGFNLVLTGALVALLFVFDRPVLSLFLSNDSAAIDIAAHINRVASWSFILFGITIVLFATVRATGAVMPPLIILIISVLFIRTGFAYFMRSVIGQEALWWSFPAGSIASLVLAAAYYRLGRWRTTHMIEGRPAAGEPPDTGLGVPRQRANLAPETPAS comes from the coding sequence ATGGATGACGACAAGCCCGCTCGAAGGCGGACCCACGATCTGACCAGCGGGCCGATCCCGCGCACGCTGCTTTTGTTCGCGCTGCCGGTGCTGGGTTCCAACGTGCTGCAGTCGCTCAACGGCTCGATCAACGCGGTCTGGGTCGGCCGCTTCCTCGGCGAGGCGGCGCTGACGGCGACCTCCAACGCCAATCTGGTGCTGTTCCTGATCCTCGGCACGGTGTTCGGCATCGGCATGGCGGCGACCATCCTGGTGGCGCAGTCCGTCGGCGCCCGCGATCTGCCCGCGGCGAAGCGCATCGTCGGCACCAGCGCCACCTTCTTCTTCCTGGTCTCGGTCGTGTTCGCCGTCTGCGGCTGGATCTGGGTCGACGCTATCCTCACCGGGCTCGGCACGCCGTCGGACGCCTTGCCGCTGGCGCGCAGCTACCTGCGCATCATCTTCGTCGCGGTGCCAATGATGAACCTTCTGTCCTTCGTCATGACCGTGCTGCGCGGCGCCGGCGACTCGCGAACCCCGTTTTTCTTCATGGCGCTGGCGGTCGTTCTTGACGTCGTGCTCAATCCGCTGCTGATCCGCGGCATCGGCCCCTTCCCCGAGCTCGGCATCGCCGGCTCGGCGACCTCGACGCTCATAGGCCAGACGGTGAGCGGCATTGCCATCCTGATCGTGCTTTATCTTCGCAAGCACCCGCTGCGGTTGGCCGGCGCCGATCTCGCTCTGCTGCGGCCCGACCCGGCGCTGCTGCGCATCGTCGTCTTCAAGGGCATCCCGATGGGCCTGCAGATGATCGTCATCTCGGCCGCGGCGCTCACCGTGATGGGCATCGTCAACTCCTACGGCTCGCAGGTCGCCGCCGCTTACGGCATCCCGGCGCAGCTCTGGACCTATATCCAGATGCCGGCGCTGGCGATCGGGGCAGCGGTTTCCTCGATGGCCGCGCAGAATGTCGGCGCCGGCCGCTGGGACCGCATCGGCAAGGTCGCGGCTTCGGGGGTCGGCTTCAACCTGGTGCTGACCGGCGCGCTGGTGGCGCTGCTCTTCGTCTTCGACCGCCCGGTGCTCAGCCTCTTCCTCAGCAACGACAGCGCCGCGATCGACATTGCCGCTCATATCAACAGGGTGGCGTCCTGGTCGTTCATCCTGTTCGGCATCACGATCGTGCTCTTCGCCACGGTGCGCGCCACCGGCGCCGTCATGCCGCCGCTGATCATCCTGATCATCTCGGTGTTGTTCATTCGCACCGGCTTTGCCTATTTCATGCGCAGCGTCATCGGCCAGGAGGCGCTGTGGTGGAGCTTTCCGGCCGGCTCGATCGCCTCGCTGGTGCTTGCCGCAGCCTATTATCGCCTCGGCCGCTGGCGCACCACGCATATGATCGAGGGCCGGCCGGCGGCCGGCGAGCCGCCCGACACCGGCCTCGGCGTGCCGCGCCAGCGCGCCAATCTTGCGCCTGAGACACCGGCCAGCTGA
- a CDS encoding esterase-like activity of phytase family protein translates to MKHLNRTATLGALLALFTAMTPALADSVAYVNKGLVGVGRIPASQKDKFGETFGSGSGMAIDAKGWVRNGASYKGSLWLLPDRGYNVAGTADYRPRLNTIAIELTPTAPGAAPAAGQEQAGVKATLADTMLLTDDKGADATGLDPLNGVREAAGDMPILPQAENGKLSLDDEAIVRLPDGTMFISDEYGPNIYRFSAEGRLMSATQPPAALVPMRHAKPNFASDNPGPGAAEPDPKDPETGRQNNQGLEGMSVTPDGKFLIAVLQSAARQDGGDSGSTRQNTRALVYDASDLAHLKLAHEYVVPLPVFKDAKGKTKVAAQSEIVALSDTSFLMLARDSGNGQGLKGEESVYRKIEIVDLSAATDIANGPFDAADKPVAPKGVLDPSVTPAKLTSFIDINDKGELGRFGLHNGAPNDRNNLSEKWEAMSLAPVVDPKLPDDYFLFVANDNDFLTQDGFQVGAPYKAEDGADVDTTFLVYQVTLPGLSGNSLAAN, encoded by the coding sequence ATGAAACATCTCAACCGAACCGCCACGCTCGGCGCGCTGCTCGCCCTGTTCACCGCCATGACGCCGGCGCTCGCCGATAGCGTCGCCTATGTCAACAAGGGGCTCGTCGGCGTCGGCCGCATTCCGGCGAGCCAGAAGGACAAGTTCGGCGAGACGTTCGGTTCGGGTTCCGGCATGGCGATCGACGCCAAGGGCTGGGTGCGCAACGGCGCCAGCTACAAGGGCTCGCTCTGGCTGCTGCCGGACCGCGGCTACAATGTCGCCGGCACCGCCGACTACCGCCCGCGCCTAAACACCATCGCGATCGAGCTGACGCCGACCGCTCCTGGCGCGGCCCCAGCCGCCGGACAGGAACAGGCCGGCGTCAAGGCGACGCTCGCCGACACCATGCTCTTGACCGACGACAAGGGCGCCGACGCCACCGGCCTCGATCCGCTGAACGGCGTGCGCGAAGCCGCCGGCGACATGCCGATCCTGCCGCAGGCCGAAAACGGCAAGCTTTCGCTGGACGACGAAGCGATCGTGCGCCTGCCCGATGGCACCATGTTCATCTCCGACGAATATGGCCCCAACATCTACCGCTTCTCGGCCGAAGGCCGGCTGATGTCGGCGACGCAGCCGCCCGCGGCCCTGGTGCCGATGCGCCACGCCAAGCCGAACTTCGCTTCCGACAATCCTGGCCCGGGCGCCGCCGAGCCAGATCCGAAGGACCCGGAAACCGGCCGTCAGAACAACCAGGGCCTCGAAGGCATGTCGGTGACGCCCGACGGCAAGTTCCTGATCGCCGTGCTGCAGTCGGCGGCCCGTCAGGACGGCGGCGATTCCGGCTCGACGCGCCAGAACACCCGCGCGCTGGTCTATGACGCTTCCGACCTCGCTCACCTCAAGCTGGCGCATGAATATGTCGTGCCGCTGCCGGTCTTCAAGGATGCCAAGGGCAAGACCAAGGTCGCCGCGCAGAGCGAGATCGTCGCGCTCTCCGACACCAGCTTCCTGATGCTGGCGCGCGACTCGGGCAACGGCCAGGGCCTGAAGGGCGAAGAATCGGTCTATCGCAAGATCGAGATCGTCGACCTCTCCGCCGCGACCGACATCGCCAACGGTCCGTTCGATGCCGCCGACAAGCCGGTGGCGCCGAAGGGCGTGCTTGATCCGTCGGTGACGCCGGCCAAGCTAACCTCCTTCATCGACATCAACGACAAAGGCGAGCTCGGCCGCTTCGGCCTGCACAATGGCGCGCCGAATGACAGGAACAACCTGTCCGAGAAGTGGGAGGCGATGTCGCTGGCGCCCGTCGTCGATCCGAAGCTTCCCGACGACTATTTCCTGTTCGTTGCCAACGACAACGACTTTCTCACCCAGGACGGCTTCCAGGTCGGCGCGCCCTACAAGGCCGAGGACGGCGCCGATGTCGACACCACCTTCCTGGTCTATCAGGTCACCCTGCCTGGACTGTCCGGGAACAGCCTCGCCGCGAACTAG
- a CDS encoding IS4 family transposase, with the protein MRFTPSILGKLVEPINRRRFQTIVDSHDGDAYDKSFKSWDHLVVLIYAQLSGATSLRSLQAGWNANCQHHYHLGSDLLRRSTLSDANRRRPVAVFAETFALLAGQLDRQMRREGSAMLRLIDSTPIPLGKLCDWAKSNGRIRGMKLHIVYDPDSDCPRVLDITDANVNDAQIGRTISIEDGATYVFDKGYCHYGWWTAIAAAQAFFVTRPKTNMGLKLVCDRPLAAMHGDGFTVLEDAEVSFASKGDSKLPIRLRRIIVKRDEGDTITLLTNDLERSAADIAALYKGRWQIELLFRWIKQHLKIRKFLGNNDNAIRLQLFAAMIAYALLRIAARAYRVALPILRFTDLVTRCLFERRHIAAIDKPPPVNPSRRYPRCSPDQMSLDYV; encoded by the coding sequence ATGCGCTTTACGCCTAGCATTCTTGGCAAGCTGGTTGAACCGATCAATCGTCGCCGCTTCCAGACGATTGTGGATAGCCATGATGGGGATGCCTATGACAAGTCGTTCAAGAGCTGGGACCATCTCGTGGTGTTGATCTATGCTCAGCTCAGCGGCGCGACGAGCCTTCGCAGCCTGCAAGCCGGCTGGAACGCCAACTGCCAGCACCATTACCACCTCGGCAGCGACCTGTTGCGGCGCTCGACCTTGTCGGACGCCAACCGGCGCCGCCCTGTAGCCGTCTTCGCCGAGACGTTCGCCCTGCTTGCAGGCCAACTCGACCGGCAGATGCGTCGCGAAGGCAGTGCCATGCTGCGGCTGATCGATTCCACGCCCATCCCGCTCGGCAAGCTTTGCGACTGGGCCAAGTCGAACGGCCGCATCCGCGGCATGAAGCTGCATATCGTCTATGATCCAGACAGCGACTGTCCGCGCGTCCTCGACATCACCGATGCCAACGTCAACGACGCCCAGATCGGCCGCACCATCTCTATCGAAGACGGTGCGACCTACGTGTTCGACAAGGGTTACTGCCACTACGGCTGGTGGACGGCGATCGCGGCGGCGCAAGCCTTCTTCGTCACCCGGCCCAAAACCAACATGGGGCTCAAGCTGGTGTGCGATCGTCCCCTCGCAGCCATGCACGGCGATGGCTTCACCGTGCTTGAGGATGCCGAGGTGAGCTTTGCCAGCAAAGGCGATTCCAAACTGCCGATCCGCTTGCGTCGCATCATCGTGAAGCGAGACGAAGGCGACACCATCACGCTGCTGACCAACGATCTCGAGCGCTCGGCCGCCGACATAGCAGCCCTCTACAAGGGGCGCTGGCAGATTGAGCTCCTGTTCCGCTGGATCAAGCAGCACCTCAAGATCCGTAAGTTCCTCGGCAACAATGACAACGCCATCCGCCTGCAGCTCTTCGCCGCCATGATCGCCTATGCGCTGTTGCGCATTGCAGCGCGCGCATATCGCGTTGCACTGCCGATCCTGCGCTTCACCGACCTGGTGACACGATGCCTGTTCGAGCGGCGCCACATCGCCGCCATCGACAAACCGCCGCCCGTCAATCCAAGTCGAAGGTACCCCCGCTGCTCTCCCGATCAGATGAGCCTCGACTATGTCTAA
- a CDS encoding LacI family DNA-binding transcriptional regulator: MASSIHDLARHLNISIGTVSRALNGRADVNAETRQRVLEAARKLNYSPNQSGRSLRKGATHSIAFMLQPHPGDQQYGEPFFIPFLTGLQARLAESELDLMVVMGEPGQYQPERLRRVVETRRADAVVLANTRREDDRIDYLSKAGFPFATLGRSQSGGDTYPSLDIDFERAGEEAVDRLVARGHRRIAAIRPSLDLNFGYLFLDGYRKALQRHGIEVDPGLIADGFINETGGYQVTPRVMLSKDRPTAVIFNNDAMALGGCKALAEMGIRPGHDIAVIVIVDTPLCRYFSPTLTAFRPSLEPMGRRLAEMLLASLPAFAGPEGTRIIREVWPLELVARESD; the protein is encoded by the coding sequence TTGGCGTCCAGCATCCACGATCTCGCGCGTCATCTGAACATTTCGATCGGCACCGTCTCGCGCGCGCTGAACGGCCGTGCCGATGTCAATGCGGAGACGCGCCAGCGCGTGCTGGAGGCCGCCAGGAAGCTGAACTATTCGCCCAACCAGTCGGGCCGGAGTCTCAGGAAAGGCGCCACCCATTCGATCGCCTTCATGCTGCAACCGCACCCTGGCGACCAGCAATATGGCGAGCCGTTCTTCATCCCTTTCCTGACCGGTCTGCAGGCGCGGCTCGCCGAAAGCGAGCTCGATCTGATGGTCGTTATGGGTGAGCCCGGTCAATATCAGCCGGAGAGGCTGCGCCGCGTGGTTGAGACGCGCCGGGCCGACGCGGTCGTGTTGGCCAATACACGGCGGGAAGACGATCGGATCGACTATCTCAGCAAGGCCGGCTTTCCCTTCGCCACGCTTGGCCGAAGTCAATCCGGCGGCGACACCTATCCTTCGCTCGATATCGATTTCGAGAGGGCGGGTGAGGAAGCCGTCGACCGGCTGGTCGCGCGCGGCCACCGCCGCATTGCAGCCATCCGCCCTTCGCTCGATCTCAACTTCGGCTACCTGTTCCTCGACGGCTACCGCAAGGCGCTGCAGCGGCACGGCATCGAGGTCGACCCCGGCCTGATCGCCGACGGCTTCATCAACGAGACCGGCGGCTATCAGGTGACGCCGCGCGTGATGCTCTCCAAGGATCGGCCGACAGCCGTCATCTTCAACAATGACGCCATGGCGCTCGGCGGCTGCAAGGCGCTGGCCGAGATGGGCATTAGGCCCGGCCACGACATCGCGGTGATCGTCATTGTCGACACGCCGCTTTGCCGCTACTTCTCGCCAACGCTGACCGCCTTCCGGCCGTCGCTGGAGCCGATGGGCCGACGGCTGGCCGAGATGCTGCTGGCTTCGCTTCCGGCTTTCGCCGGTCCCGAAGGCACACGCATCATCCGCGAGGTCTGGCCGCTGGAGCTTGTCGCGCGCGAGAGCGATTGA